The Moorella glycerini genomic interval CGGCCACCAGGCGCTCCGGCTCCGGGGTATGGCTGATGAGTTCGACTTGCATTTTAATCCTCTCCCTGTTATACTTCCGCCAGCTCAAAAATGAGCCGGGCAAGCTCGTCCAGCCTTTGCCACTCGCCCTTGAGGTACAGGTAACCGAAGAGGCTTTCCAGGGCCGTGCTGGAGTGGTACTCCTCCGGGACGGCGCTGCGGGGCAGGTGACCCGGCCGGGCGTTACGGCCCCGGCGCAGGATATCCTTTTCCGCAGCCGTTAAGTGGGCCTCCAGGGCCGGTACTAACCTGGCCTGGCCGGCGGCCCGGACGAAACGCACGGCTTCCCGGTGCAATTGCTCCGGCCTGGCCGGACCCCGGCGCACCAGGTGGGCGCGGACCAGCAGTTCGTAAACGGCGTCTCCGACATAAGCGAGAACCAGGGGCGAAAGGCCGGCAACAGGATCCACTGTCGCTCCTCCGAAATCACTAAGGCTTACAGTTCAGCCCATATTTCACTTTAGTGGAAATAATTAGTGTGCGTTATTGCTGTATAAACTTTACTCTGGCGGTATAGCTATACTAAAATGTGTCTTTTTACCATTGCATGCTTGCACCTAGCATTTATCTTTCCTTTGGCTTTTTTTAAAACTAGGCAACAGAAGGCTTTTCTTCTAGAGT includes:
- a CDS encoding Mini-ribonuclease 3; protein product: MDPVAGLSPLVLAYVGDAVYELLVRAHLVRRGPARPEQLHREAVRFVRAAGQARLVPALEAHLTAAEKDILRRGRNARPGHLPRSAVPEEYHSSTALESLFGYLYLKGEWQRLDELARLIFELAEV